One window of Microbacterium sp. 1S1 genomic DNA carries:
- a CDS encoding ABC transporter permease, whose translation MNTLRTLISPRGAVFLLLVLLLVAVAVLNPSFAEPGQFMRYLQRVAPIAIVAIGQYFVIIAGEFDLSQGSLITAQVIIAGNLVGQDDARTIPVLLLMVVFGIVVGLVNGVLTTLLKVPSFIVTLGMMLALLGGVMWWTGGAATGNPADSFREIGRGGIRDIPVLEFLPWAVLLLIAWLALGIVITKRPLGKTLIAIGDNARAVDYAGARRAWATTRAFVLSSLSATLSAVLLVGYAGVHPSVGRGYEFTAITAVVLGGVVLGGGRGWIVGAVAGAFALEALFLLLNIAGVPSTLRDAVQGVIIIAAVAYAGVAFRARRRRGAPSSEPATDRTAATITTATSPTTRGE comes from the coding sequence GTGAACACGCTCCGCACGCTCATCAGTCCCCGCGGTGCGGTCTTCCTGCTCCTCGTGCTCCTGCTCGTCGCGGTCGCCGTGCTGAACCCGAGCTTCGCCGAGCCCGGTCAGTTCATGCGCTACCTGCAGCGCGTGGCCCCTATCGCGATCGTCGCCATCGGGCAGTACTTCGTGATCATCGCGGGCGAGTTCGACCTCTCCCAGGGATCGCTCATCACCGCTCAGGTGATCATCGCCGGAAACCTCGTCGGCCAGGACGACGCCAGGACGATCCCCGTCCTCCTGCTGATGGTGGTGTTCGGCATCGTGGTCGGTCTCGTGAACGGAGTCCTCACGACGCTGCTCAAGGTGCCGTCGTTCATCGTGACGCTGGGCATGATGCTCGCCCTGCTCGGCGGGGTGATGTGGTGGACGGGAGGCGCGGCCACGGGGAACCCCGCCGACAGCTTCCGGGAGATCGGTCGCGGCGGAATCCGTGACATCCCGGTCCTGGAGTTCCTGCCGTGGGCGGTTCTGCTGCTGATCGCGTGGCTCGCGCTCGGCATCGTCATCACCAAGCGCCCGCTCGGCAAGACGCTCATCGCGATCGGCGACAACGCCCGCGCCGTGGACTACGCCGGCGCGCGGCGGGCCTGGGCCACCACCCGTGCCTTCGTTCTCTCGTCCCTCTCCGCCACGCTGTCCGCCGTCCTGCTCGTCGGGTACGCGGGCGTGCACCCCTCGGTCGGCCGAGGCTACGAGTTCACCGCCATCACCGCCGTCGTGCTCGGTGGTGTCGTCCTCGGCGGGGGGCGAGGGTGGATCGTGGGCGCCGTCGCCGGGGCGTTCGCGCTCGAGGCGCTGTTCCTCCTGCTGAACATCGCGGGCGTCCCCTCGACGCTGCGCGACGCCGTCCAGGGAGTCATCATCATCGCGGCCGTCGCCTATGCCGGCGTGGCTTTCCGCGCCCGCCGCCGGCGGGGCGCGCCGTCTTCGGAACCGGCGACGGACCGGACCGCAGCGACCATCACCACCGCAACAAGCCCTACAACCAGAGGAGAATAG
- a CDS encoding sugar ABC transporter ATP-binding protein, which produces MTVTTTQPVLQVSGIRKSFFGVEVLKGIDFDVRPGEVHGLVGENGAGKSTLMKIIAGVQPADEGTIAYRGAEVHHAHPRQAMDAGIVTVFQEFTLLPERSVAQNVYLGREPRRAGFIDVRAMNARTGELLSDLGVSFIDPQARVGSLTVAEQQIVEIVKALSFDAQVISMDEPTAALSDREVELLYAIIRRLTSRGVAVIYVSHRLKEIFDLCDRITILKDGALVSTDETAALTTDELVRRMVGRSIQSYFPDAAPGTVVGAPLLELDGCGNAYVDGVTLTLRAGEIVGVAGLQGSGRTELVEGVFGIQVFTRGTLRIDGKPARITGPRAAVRAGLALVSEDRKAQGLALGQSILDNTLLVVRSVFAGRTASSRREVPGVLSTLEVSSRGLDQEVRFLSGGNQQKVVLAKWLLTQPQIVLFDEPTRGIDVGAKYAVYQLMRELAAQGKAVLMVSSELPEVIGMSDRILVMHDGELVAELPAGSAEHEILAAATGTPAGSSADGGAR; this is translated from the coding sequence ATGACCGTCACGACGACTCAGCCGGTGCTGCAGGTCTCCGGCATCCGCAAGTCGTTCTTCGGCGTGGAGGTGCTGAAGGGCATCGACTTCGATGTGCGACCGGGGGAGGTGCACGGCCTCGTCGGTGAGAACGGCGCGGGCAAGTCGACGCTCATGAAGATCATCGCGGGGGTGCAGCCAGCCGACGAGGGGACGATCGCGTACCGCGGGGCGGAGGTGCACCACGCGCATCCGCGGCAGGCCATGGACGCCGGCATCGTCACGGTCTTCCAGGAGTTCACCCTGCTTCCGGAACGCTCGGTCGCCCAGAATGTCTATCTCGGCCGGGAGCCGCGCCGGGCGGGGTTCATCGACGTACGGGCGATGAACGCGCGGACCGGGGAGCTGCTGAGCGACCTCGGCGTGTCGTTCATCGACCCGCAGGCCAGGGTGGGCTCGCTGACGGTGGCCGAGCAGCAGATCGTCGAGATCGTGAAGGCGCTCTCGTTCGACGCCCAGGTGATCTCGATGGACGAGCCGACAGCGGCGCTCAGCGACCGCGAGGTGGAGCTGCTGTACGCGATCATCCGTCGGCTCACGTCCCGCGGCGTCGCCGTCATCTACGTGTCGCACCGGCTGAAGGAGATCTTCGACCTGTGCGATCGGATCACGATCCTCAAGGACGGGGCCCTCGTCTCCACGGACGAGACGGCGGCGCTGACGACGGACGAGCTCGTGCGGCGGATGGTGGGGCGTTCGATCCAGTCCTACTTCCCCGACGCGGCGCCCGGCACCGTGGTCGGTGCGCCTCTGCTCGAACTCGACGGCTGCGGGAACGCCTACGTGGACGGGGTGACGCTGACCCTCCGTGCCGGGGAGATCGTGGGCGTCGCTGGCCTGCAGGGCTCCGGACGCACGGAGCTCGTCGAGGGGGTCTTCGGTATCCAGGTGTTCACCCGCGGCACCCTGCGGATCGACGGCAAGCCGGCGCGGATCACGGGGCCACGGGCGGCCGTGCGGGCCGGACTCGCCCTCGTCTCCGAGGACCGCAAGGCGCAGGGGCTCGCGCTGGGGCAGTCGATCCTCGACAACACCCTGCTCGTCGTGCGGAGCGTGTTCGCGGGGCGCACCGCGTCCTCCCGTCGAGAGGTGCCCGGCGTGCTGAGCACGCTGGAGGTGTCCTCGCGCGGCCTCGACCAGGAGGTGCGGTTCCTCTCCGGCGGCAATCAGCAGAAGGTGGTCCTGGCGAAGTGGCTGCTCACCCAGCCGCAGATCGTCCTGTTCGACGAGCCGACGCGAGGCATCGACGTGGGGGCCAAGTACGCCGTCTACCAGCTCATGCGGGAGTTGGCGGCGCAGGGGAAGGCCGTCCTCATGGTCTCGAGCGAGTTGCCGGAGGTGATCGGCATGAGCGACCGCATCCTCGTCATGCACGACGGCGAACTCGTCGCCGAGCTGCCGGCAGGATCGGCCGAGCACGAGATCCTCGCGGCGGCCACGGGCACCCCTGCCGGTTCGTCGGCGGACGGAGGTGCGCGATGA
- a CDS encoding ABC transporter permease, giving the protein MIRRSGSRLRIDSTVIVLGILLLALIVGAILVATVGRNFLSPGNIRDILTGMSVLGLVAIGQTLVVLGASLDLSVTYVISLSSLLAATMMAGDAGNIPAAVIVTLLVCAAIGLVNGLIVTVLKVNGFIATLGVGLILQGILNTNFEGSAGEVPWAFQLIGATGVGPVPVSTLIMIALAVLVWVLLNRTRTGAHLYAVGGDPEIARLSGVRTRMPLIWAHVLCSVFAGLAGLLLASRLGVGSPTVGQQGGYALLSIAAVVLGGTLLLGGRGSIWGTIGGVAILAVVDNVMSVLQVNPFLKDVVRGIVIVAAVAVYSRRSIVRRRPRFGAGGTRTGGDDAAKAAAGEMAVAAAELADPTTAVAAVDSAGDTASAREGGRS; this is encoded by the coding sequence ATGATCCGCCGCTCCGGGAGCCGTCTCCGTATCGACTCGACCGTGATCGTGCTCGGCATCCTGCTGCTCGCGCTCATCGTCGGCGCGATCCTCGTCGCCACGGTGGGCCGCAACTTCCTCAGCCCCGGCAACATCCGCGACATCCTCACCGGCATGAGCGTGCTCGGGCTCGTGGCCATCGGGCAGACCCTCGTGGTGCTGGGCGCGTCGCTCGACCTCTCCGTGACCTACGTCATCAGTCTGTCCAGTCTGCTCGCGGCGACGATGATGGCCGGAGACGCCGGGAACATCCCCGCGGCCGTGATCGTGACGCTGCTCGTGTGCGCGGCCATCGGCCTCGTGAACGGCCTGATCGTGACCGTGCTCAAGGTCAACGGTTTCATCGCCACCCTCGGTGTCGGGCTGATCCTCCAGGGCATCCTCAACACGAACTTCGAGGGATCGGCGGGCGAGGTCCCGTGGGCGTTCCAGCTCATCGGCGCGACCGGCGTCGGCCCGGTGCCGGTGTCAACACTCATCATGATCGCCCTCGCCGTGCTGGTCTGGGTGCTGCTGAACCGCACCCGCACCGGCGCGCATCTCTACGCCGTCGGCGGCGACCCCGAGATCGCACGGCTCAGTGGCGTGCGCACCCGGATGCCGCTGATCTGGGCGCACGTGCTGTGCTCCGTGTTCGCCGGCCTCGCCGGCCTCCTGCTCGCCAGCCGCCTCGGCGTGGGCAGTCCGACGGTCGGACAGCAGGGCGGCTATGCGCTGCTCTCGATCGCCGCGGTCGTGCTCGGGGGCACACTGCTCCTGGGCGGCCGGGGTTCGATCTGGGGCACCATCGGCGGCGTGGCGATCCTCGCGGTCGTGGACAACGTCATGAGCGTCCTGCAGGTGAACCCCTTCCTCAAGGACGTCGTGCGCGGCATCGTCATCGTCGCCGCCGTGGCCGTCTACAGCCGCCGGTCGATCGTGCGGCGTCGTCCGCGATTCGGCGCCGGCGGCACCCGGACCGGGGGCGACGACGCGGCGAAGGCCGCAGCGGGGGAGATGGCGGTCGCGGCGGCCGAACTGGCCGACCCGACGACGGCGGTCGCTGCCGTCGACAGCGCCGGCGATACCGCGTCCGCGCGGGAAGGAGGACGCTCGTGA
- a CDS encoding ROK family transcriptional regulator — MVDVLRPVATPSPGTGEIFQILRDGHARTKAELAALTGLARSTVASRVDALLAAGLLRPAGEAVSTGGRPPARVAFNPRAGLVLAVDLGATHATVAVADLAGVILDARTRAIDIGDGPESLLDTILAEGTTLLAATADGLPLVGVGIGVPGPVEHSTGRPTNPPIMPGWDRFDVPGYVQRTFDVPVLVDNDVNILALGEQATSWPRVDDLVFVKVSTGIGAGIIAGGQLQRGAQGSAGDMGHVQVPMGTGSTREPGDERDLEALASGSALAVALRAEGHDAHSASDVVDLVRAGNAAAIEATRQAGRDVGEVLATVVNLLNPSIIVLGGSIARAGEHLLAGVREVVYRRSIPLATQHLAIVQSQAGDRAAVLGAAIMVAREVLSPANVDRYVAAKGSKSAGSAPT; from the coding sequence ATGGTTGACGTGCTGAGACCGGTCGCGACGCCCTCCCCCGGGACCGGCGAGATCTTCCAGATCCTCCGCGACGGGCACGCACGGACGAAGGCCGAGCTCGCCGCCCTGACGGGCCTCGCCCGCTCCACCGTCGCCTCCCGCGTCGACGCGCTCCTGGCAGCCGGCCTGCTGCGCCCCGCCGGAGAGGCGGTGTCGACCGGCGGACGGCCTCCCGCGCGGGTCGCCTTCAATCCCCGCGCCGGACTCGTCCTCGCTGTCGACCTCGGCGCCACGCACGCGACCGTCGCCGTGGCCGACCTCGCGGGCGTGATCCTGGACGCCCGCACCCGCGCGATCGACATCGGGGACGGACCTGAATCCCTCCTCGACACGATTCTCGCGGAGGGTACGACGCTGCTGGCGGCCACCGCCGACGGCCTCCCCCTCGTGGGCGTGGGCATCGGCGTCCCCGGTCCCGTCGAGCACTCCACGGGGCGCCCGACCAATCCGCCGATCATGCCGGGCTGGGACCGCTTCGACGTCCCCGGCTACGTCCAGCGCACGTTCGACGTGCCGGTGTTGGTCGACAACGACGTGAACATCCTCGCGCTCGGCGAGCAGGCCACGAGCTGGCCGCGGGTGGACGACCTGGTGTTCGTGAAGGTGTCAACGGGCATCGGCGCCGGCATCATCGCCGGCGGTCAGCTGCAGCGCGGCGCCCAGGGCTCGGCGGGCGACATGGGACACGTGCAGGTCCCGATGGGCACCGGCTCCACACGCGAACCGGGCGACGAACGGGACCTCGAAGCCCTCGCGAGCGGCTCCGCGCTCGCCGTCGCGCTGCGCGCCGAGGGACACGACGCGCACAGCGCCTCCGACGTCGTCGATCTCGTCCGCGCGGGCAACGCCGCAGCCATCGAGGCCACCCGTCAGGCCGGACGCGACGTCGGGGAGGTGCTCGCGACCGTCGTGAACCTGCTCAACCCGTCGATCATCGTGCTGGGCGGCAGCATCGCCCGCGCCGGCGAGCACCTGCTCGCGGGCGTGCGCGAGGTCGTCTACCGCCGTTCCATCCCGCTCGCCACCCAGCACCTCGCGATCGTGCAGTCGCAGGCGGGCGACCGGGCGGCGGTGCTGGGGGCGGCGATCATGGTCGCGCGCGAGGTGCTGTCCCCCGCCAACGTCGACCGCTACGTCGCGGCGAAGGGATCGAAGTCCGCGGGCAGCGCGCCCACCTGA
- a CDS encoding Gfo/Idh/MocA family protein, whose product MTTDVTDTGLGTIRTGILGGGFMARVHRTAARDAGGALRAVATRSAQGARDAAQLLGAERAEQDADSLLEADDIDVVHVCTPNATHADLALRALRAGKHVVCEKPLATTAADAAVLAEAAAETGLVAAVPFVYRYHPMVREARARIARGEAGELLTLDCSYLQDWMLRPSDDDWRVRSSSGGASRAFADIGSHLCDLLEFVTGDRIRALSARSRRVFAERAGRAVDTEDIVAVLVETSAGALGTLLVSQMAAGRKNALTLELHGTRQSLRFEQERPEELWVGMREESRLLLRDPATAGPESARLQRVPAGHAMGYQDAFNGFVADVYAAIAGESPDGLPTFADGHRAAVLTEAVLDSAAHEGRWTEVPA is encoded by the coding sequence ATGACAACGGATGTCACTGACACCGGTCTCGGGACGATCCGAACCGGAATCCTCGGCGGAGGCTTCATGGCCCGCGTGCACCGCACGGCCGCCCGAGACGCGGGAGGCGCGCTGCGAGCCGTCGCCACCCGGTCCGCGCAGGGGGCTCGAGATGCCGCGCAGCTCCTCGGCGCGGAGCGCGCCGAACAGGACGCGGACTCTCTCCTCGAGGCGGACGACATCGACGTGGTGCACGTGTGCACCCCCAATGCCACCCATGCCGACCTCGCCCTCCGGGCGCTCCGGGCGGGCAAGCACGTCGTGTGCGAGAAGCCCCTCGCCACCACCGCCGCCGACGCCGCGGTGCTCGCCGAGGCGGCGGCGGAGACCGGTCTCGTGGCCGCCGTCCCCTTCGTCTACCGTTATCACCCGATGGTGCGCGAGGCCAGGGCGCGCATCGCTCGCGGTGAGGCGGGGGAGCTGCTCACGCTGGACTGCTCGTACCTGCAGGACTGGATGCTGCGGCCCTCCGACGACGACTGGCGGGTGCGTTCCTCGTCCGGCGGCGCCTCCCGCGCCTTCGCCGACATCGGCTCGCACCTCTGCGATCTCCTCGAGTTCGTCACGGGCGACCGCATTCGCGCCCTGAGTGCCCGCAGCCGCCGAGTGTTCGCCGAACGGGCGGGACGGGCCGTCGACACGGAGGACATCGTCGCGGTGCTCGTCGAGACCTCGGCGGGGGCGCTCGGCACGCTGCTCGTCTCGCAGATGGCGGCTGGTCGCAAGAACGCCCTCACCCTGGAGCTGCACGGGACGCGGCAGAGTCTGCGATTCGAGCAGGAACGGCCGGAGGAGCTCTGGGTCGGCATGCGGGAGGAATCGCGGCTGCTGCTGCGCGACCCCGCCACGGCCGGCCCGGAGTCCGCCCGCCTGCAACGGGTTCCGGCGGGTCACGCCATGGGGTACCAGGACGCCTTCAACGGTTTCGTCGCCGATGTCTACGCCGCGATCGCGGGCGAGTCCCCGGATGGCCTGCCGACGTTCGCCGACGGCCACCGTGCCGCCGTGCTGACCGAGGCGGTCCTCGACTCCGCCGCACATGAGGGTCGCTGGACGGAGGTGCCGGCATGA
- a CDS encoding substrate-binding domain-containing protein has translation MKIATAGVALFGLIALAGCTTDPSVAPAESEDPAESAETTEWFDQELFDKQDEERGVEPQGPADQPYLQHINAEMVDTSEFASEGAKKACFANASISNPWRQTGWITMNEQLKVLQESGAISEMETRDAQDSDDTQIADIDYFISEGNCDVFLISPNSTAAMTPAVERACETGKPVIVFDRGVNTDCPVTFIHPIGGFAWGIDTAEFLIDNLEEGDKVVALRILPGVDVLEHRWAGAEKLFEEAGIEAVDHFTGADPAEIKSIISDELAKGDVQGIWMDAGDGAVAAIEAFEDAGADYPVMTGEDEMSFLRKWKDTGLTGLAPVYSNFQWRTPLLAAQMIFAGEEVPKEWVLPQKPITEAELDDYLAANEGMPDGHYAKFGGEDLPGYPTVWQERQIP, from the coding sequence ATGAAGATCGCCACCGCAGGGGTGGCTCTCTTCGGCCTCATCGCGCTCGCCGGGTGCACGACCGACCCGTCCGTGGCGCCCGCGGAGTCGGAGGATCCCGCGGAGTCGGCCGAGACCACGGAATGGTTCGACCAGGAGCTCTTCGACAAACAGGACGAGGAGCGCGGCGTGGAGCCGCAAGGGCCCGCGGACCAGCCGTACCTCCAGCACATCAACGCCGAGATGGTCGACACGTCGGAGTTCGCCAGCGAGGGGGCCAAGAAGGCCTGCTTCGCGAACGCGTCGATCTCGAACCCGTGGCGGCAGACGGGCTGGATCACGATGAACGAGCAGCTCAAGGTCCTGCAGGAGTCGGGCGCGATCAGCGAGATGGAGACCCGCGATGCGCAGGACTCCGACGACACCCAGATCGCCGACATCGACTACTTCATCTCCGAAGGGAACTGCGACGTCTTCCTCATCTCGCCGAACAGCACGGCGGCGATGACCCCCGCGGTCGAGCGGGCCTGTGAGACGGGCAAGCCGGTGATCGTGTTCGACCGCGGCGTCAACACCGACTGCCCGGTCACCTTCATCCACCCGATCGGCGGCTTCGCCTGGGGCATCGACACCGCCGAGTTCCTCATCGACAACCTCGAGGAGGGCGACAAGGTCGTGGCCCTGCGGATCCTCCCCGGCGTCGACGTGCTGGAGCACCGCTGGGCCGGTGCCGAGAAGCTGTTCGAGGAGGCCGGGATCGAGGCCGTCGACCACTTCACCGGTGCCGACCCGGCCGAGATCAAGAGCATCATCAGCGACGAGCTCGCCAAGGGCGACGTGCAGGGCATCTGGATGGACGCCGGTGACGGCGCCGTCGCCGCCATCGAGGCCTTCGAGGATGCCGGAGCCGACTACCCCGTCATGACGGGCGAGGACGAGATGAGCTTCCTGCGCAAGTGGAAGGACACCGGCCTCACCGGCCTCGCTCCGGTGTACTCGAACTTCCAGTGGCGCACCCCGCTCCTCGCCGCGCAGATGATCTTCGCGGGTGAAGAGGTGCCGAAGGAGTGGGTGCTCCCGCAGAAGCCGATCACCGAGGCGGAACTGGACGACTACCTGGCGGCGAACGAGGGGATGCCGGACGGCCACTACGCCAAGTTCGGCGGCGAGGACCTTCCCGGCTACCCGACGGTGTGGCAGGAGCGTCAGATCCCGTAA
- a CDS encoding sugar phosphate isomerase/epimerase family protein, whose amino-acid sequence MTIQTSLQLFTIRERLEDDLAGTLAAVAARGFAAVEPYDFVRRAEIMAHAVAAAGLTAPSGHAFLASPTFVRPDGSGTSAPVPAPAEVFAAAKALGMHTVIDPYTEPSRWESVEQIAETARLLNEAAEIGADVGIRVGYHNHAHELEAMFDGVTGLEILAEHLDDRVLLEVDLYWVARGGVDPVALMERLGERVVAVHAKDGTLDPALLDAYPPADQVPAGEGVVPLVDAIAAAPALELAVVEFDHYDGDLFDAIERSRVFLDAEVVR is encoded by the coding sequence GGCGGTGGCCGCGCGGGGCTTCGCGGCCGTCGAGCCCTACGATTTCGTGCGCCGGGCCGAGATCATGGCCCACGCGGTGGCGGCGGCCGGGCTCACGGCTCCGTCGGGGCACGCCTTCCTCGCCTCCCCGACGTTCGTGCGCCCGGACGGCTCGGGTACCTCCGCGCCCGTCCCGGCCCCCGCGGAGGTCTTCGCCGCGGCGAAGGCGCTCGGCATGCACACCGTGATCGATCCCTACACCGAGCCGTCGCGCTGGGAGTCGGTGGAGCAGATCGCCGAGACGGCCCGGCTGCTCAACGAGGCGGCCGAGATCGGCGCCGACGTCGGTATCCGGGTCGGCTATCACAATCACGCGCACGAGCTGGAGGCGATGTTCGACGGTGTGACCGGGCTGGAGATCCTCGCGGAGCACCTCGACGACCGCGTCCTGCTGGAGGTCGATCTGTACTGGGTCGCCCGTGGCGGAGTCGACCCCGTGGCCCTGATGGAGCGTCTCGGTGAGCGGGTCGTCGCCGTGCACGCGAAGGACGGCACCCTCGATCCCGCGCTGCTGGATGCATACCCGCCCGCCGACCAGGTGCCTGCCGGTGAGGGGGTCGTCCCGCTCGTCGACGCGATCGCCGCCGCGCCCGCGCTGGAGCTCGCCGTCGTCGAATTCGACCACTACGACGGCGACCTGTTCGACGCGATCGAGCGCAGCCGGGTCTTCCTCGACGCCGAGGTCGTGCGCTGA
- a CDS encoding Gfo/Idh/MocA family protein: MVRGAGAVGVGLIGAGNISDQYLQNLTRFPDVEVRAIGDLVAERARAQAAAYGVPRAGGVEVVLDDAGIDIVVNLTIPAAHVEVSEAIVAAGKHVWTEKPLGVNREEAKRLLETAAAAGLRVGVAPDTVLGPGVQTAKRAIARGDIGRPLFAQTTFQWQGPEIFHPNPAFLYAKGAGPLLDMGPYYVSTLVHVFGPVAAVAALGLQASPTRRVQVGDRAGEEFPVEIPSTLTVLMDFEGGGQAQSLYSTDSPLVRQGIVEVTGTEGTLSIPDPNTFGGPITITRPLSRHFVPPEPVVQEVVDVAPEGVLAGRGVGLLDMVRAIAEDRPHVATGEFGYHVLDTLLSIEEAAARRTFVEVESTLDQVGALPADFDPFAAT, encoded by the coding sequence ATGGTCCGGGGTGCCGGAGCCGTGGGCGTCGGCCTCATCGGCGCGGGCAACATCAGCGATCAGTATCTGCAGAACCTGACCCGCTTCCCTGACGTCGAGGTGCGGGCGATCGGCGACCTCGTCGCGGAGCGGGCACGCGCGCAGGCCGCAGCGTACGGGGTGCCGCGGGCCGGCGGTGTCGAGGTCGTGCTCGACGATGCCGGCATCGACATCGTCGTGAACCTCACGATCCCGGCGGCCCACGTCGAGGTCTCGGAGGCGATCGTCGCCGCCGGGAAGCACGTGTGGACGGAGAAGCCGCTGGGCGTGAACCGGGAGGAGGCGAAACGGCTGCTAGAGACGGCGGCGGCGGCGGGACTCCGGGTCGGCGTCGCCCCGGACACCGTCCTCGGCCCCGGTGTGCAGACCGCGAAGCGCGCCATCGCCCGTGGGGACATCGGCCGCCCGCTGTTCGCGCAGACGACCTTCCAGTGGCAGGGGCCGGAGATCTTCCACCCGAACCCGGCGTTCCTCTACGCGAAGGGGGCCGGGCCCCTGCTCGACATGGGGCCGTACTACGTCTCCACGCTCGTCCACGTCTTCGGGCCGGTGGCGGCAGTGGCCGCCCTCGGTCTGCAGGCGTCACCGACGCGCCGCGTGCAGGTCGGCGATCGGGCCGGGGAGGAGTTCCCGGTCGAGATCCCCTCCACGCTCACCGTGCTCATGGATTTCGAGGGCGGCGGTCAGGCGCAGAGTCTCTACAGCACCGACTCGCCGCTCGTGCGGCAGGGGATCGTGGAAGTGACGGGGACCGAGGGGACCCTCAGCATCCCCGACCCGAACACCTTCGGCGGGCCGATCACGATCACCCGGCCGCTGTCCCGACACTTCGTCCCGCCGGAGCCGGTAGTGCAGGAGGTCGTGGATGTCGCGCCGGAGGGCGTGCTCGCGGGACGCGGGGTCGGCCTGCTCGACATGGTGCGCGCGATCGCGGAGGACCGCCCGCACGTCGCCACCGGAGAGTTCGGGTACCACGTGCTCGACACGCTGCTGTCCATCGAGGAGGCCGCCGCGCGGCGCACCTTCGTGGAGGTCGAGAGCACGCTGGATCAGGTGGGCGCGCTGCCCGCGGACTTCGATCCCTTCGCCGCGACGTAG